In Solanum lycopersicum chromosome 5, SLM_r2.1, the following are encoded in one genomic region:
- the LOC101259745 gene encoding uncharacterized protein — translation MEEEIKAEFLKNGFSFDDETEILNKCLTFCIQYSLSPSDLVSSWDVYSLNRGLQLTVQSSHMGAFQQQLQNERREDIVKKEPGLHFYSSDISMMLNDEYENTKDIILGTPTDKRKTSQTETIVSARKTNGSISTSRKHLETITPFGQRKNKFVVQFTLNENANGESMKIENDEENPSDDIIKRVQPIKRCSLQIISSKPEPGCRFMYDRTENKFNFLESRIKDHTTALVASGLHEEPTDPTVASQRSVFAVGMICCEEEGRLKEKPILLQSSVEYSGGQRVRLDLQNLDHFSVFPGQVVGVEGHNPSGHCLIASKIVDHIPLSASSTENLPPTKKQAMDQYLQSANAVAAMPELSLIIAAGPFTTVDNLFFEPLAELLSYARRKQPQLIILLGPFIDSDHPEIKKGTVDRTFDEIFQDEILARLRDYVEYMGSAARVVLVPSVRDASHDFVYPQPAFDIQLPDLEHQINSITNPGIFCANEVKVACCTVDVLKQLSAEEISRNPQGGSKQRMTTLANHILNQRSFYPLYPPAEGVPIDFSLAPEALQMSTDPDILILPSDLAHFVRVVSLGERSEGEEVKCICVNPGRLSRGEGGGFFVELNYHGSCDSSSASVLRI, via the exons ATGGAAGAGGAAATCAAAGCTGAATTCCTGAAAAATGGCTTTAGTTTCGATGATGAAACAGAAATTCTCAACAAAT GTCTTACTTTCTGTATTCAATACAGCCTAAGCCCCTCCGATCTTGTTTCTAGCTGGGATGTCTACTCTCTCAATAG GGGTCTGCAATTGACGGTGCAGAGTTCACATATGGGTGCGTTTCAACAACAATTACAGAATGAGCGGAGAGAGGACATTGTTAAAAAGGAACCTGGTTTACATTTCTACTCCAGTGATATTTCGAT GATGTTGAATGATGAATACGAGAACACAAAGGACATAATTCTTGGTACTCCAACAGATAAACGGAAGACATCACAGACAGAAACAATTGTTTCAGCACGAAAAACTAATGGGAGCATTTCCACTTCCAGAAAGCATTTAGAAACAATCACACCCTTTGGACAAAGAAAGAACAAGTTTGTGGTGCAGTTTACTCTCAATGAGAACGCTAATGGAGAAAGTATGAAAATAGAAAACGATGAGGAGAACCCCAGTGATGACATTATAAAGAGAGTCCAACCAATCAAAAGATGTTCTTTGCAGATCATTAGCTCTAAACCTGAGCCAGGGTGCAGGTTCATGTATGACAGGACAGAAAATAAG TTTAATTTTCTTGAAAGCCGAATAAAAGATCACACAACAGCTCTAGTAGCCTCTGGACTGCACGAGGAACCAACTGATCCTACAGTTGCTTCACAG AGATCCGTATTTGCTGTTGGTATGATTTGTTGTGAGGAAGAAGGGCGTTTGAAGGAAAAGCCTATTTTACTGCAAAGCAG CGTTGAGTATTCTGGAGGTCAACGTGTGCGCCTTGACTTGCAAAACTTGGACCACTTCTCTGTTTTCCCTGGCCAG GTGGTTGGTGTTGAAGGGCATAACCCAAGCGGCCATTGTCTTATTGCATCAAAGATTGTTGACCACATTCCTTTGTCAGCCTCTTCCACGGAAAATCTCCCACCTACAAAGAAACAAGCAATGGATCAATATCTTCAGTCAGCCAATGCCGTGGCTGCTATGCCAGAGCTATCATTG ATTATAGCTGCGGGTCCTTTTACAACCGTTGATAATTTATTCTTTGAACCTCTTGCTGAGCTTCTGTCATACGCGCGGCGCAAGCAGCCTCAGTTGATCATACTG CTAGGACCATTTATAGATTCGGATCATCCCGAGATCAAGAAAGGAACTGTAGATAGGACATTTGATGAAATCTTTCAGGATGAAATTCTTGCAAGG TTGAGAGATTATGTAGAATATATGGGTTCTGCTGCTCGTGTGGTTCTTGTTCCATCTGTACGAGATGCTAGCCATGACTTCGTTTACCCTCAG CCAGCCTTCGACATTCAGTTGCCTGATCTTGAGCATCAG ATAAATAGCATTACAAATCCTGGAATATTCTGTGCAAATGAG GTGAAAGTGGCTTGCTGTACGGTTGATGTTCTTAAACAGCTGAGTGCAGAGGAAATTTCACGAAATCCACAAGGGGGATCCAAGCAACGGATGACAACTCTTGCGAACCATATCTTAAACCAGCGCAG CTTCTATCCTCTATATCCACCAGCTGAAGGCGTACCCATTGATTTCTCTCTAGCTCCAGAAGCTCTTCAGATGTCAACAGACCCAGATATACTTATTTTACCCTCAGATTTGGCTCACTTTGTTAGG GTGGTCTCCCTTGGTGAAAGAAGTGAAGGAGAAGAAGTGAAGTGCATATGTGTGAATCCTGGACGACTTTCAAGGGGAGAAGGAGGAGGTTTCTTCGTGGAGCTTAACTATCATGGAAGCTGTGATTCATCAAGTGCTTCAGTCCTTCGTATATAA